A section of the Cydia amplana chromosome 15, ilCydAmpl1.1, whole genome shotgun sequence genome encodes:
- the LOC134654811 gene encoding uncharacterized protein LOC134654811: MKNSIFKEKFIATNFVKPLYRVRFTKTPNDVDITNLVGDAYSCDLTKNVPNVTVKETQKYRILPGACEVYNHYDLKCDRSYNMEERHDNNDALSDALRPVTNSKLKGRDGKKHISFSDSLDLDLDDDNGETWLRVRPAPVLPDESIGSILFRFMACQLGITTFIIIWTAIWVAVIHSYEGPNENLVNEEYARQQNQLVIDLATELRLITPVSPKWQKAITTRVEEAREQTMLAAGRGAKLDPGRYWNLAGTFLFTVFVMTALGFGAPVPQTIAGRCFALLYAVFAIPFHVYLMMQASTCAVAHVNHYLALCHKNIRGPKLTPRADNDGKTNMHVKAYRRRKKLSRIVAVLTAGHCVPIASLLYYVTGVLIFGLGRYQETETVDVLMFPLQFTTNGGLSSVESHFRVMYGFYVEGAMALLTCSLAALRRYSGNSFNNMTEKYRLFTKG, from the exons ATGAAAAATTCAATCTTTAAAGAAAAGTTCATAGCAACAAATTTTGTGAAACCTCTCTACAGAGTTAGATTCACTAAAACTCCCAATGATGTTGACATAACTAATCTAGTCGGCGATGCCTACTCGTGCGATTTGACTAAAAATGTGCCTAATGTTACAGTTAAAGAAACTCAAAAATATAGGATATTACCGGGTGCGTGTGAGGTTTACAATCATTATGATTTAAAATGTGATAGAAGTTACAATATGGAAGAACGACACGATAATAATGACGCTTTAAGTGATGCTTTGCGACCTGTTACTAATAGTAAGCTCAAAGGAAGAGATGGAAAGAAACACATATCGTTTAGTGATTCTTTGGATTTGGATTTAGATGatgat AACGGAGAAACTTGGCTCCGAGTTCGCCCGGCCCCCGTGTTGCCGGACGAAAGTATCGGCTCCATTTTGTTCAGATTCATGGCTTGTCAACTGGGCATTACTACTTTCATCATCATCTGGACCGCTATCTGGGTGGCCGTGATACACTCATACGAAG GACCGAATGAAAACTTAGTAAATGAAGAATATGCAAGGCAACAAAACCAGTTAGTTATCGACTTGGCCACAGAACTTCGCTTG ATAACTCCAGTCTCCCCTAAATGGCAGAAGGCCATAACGACCCGCGTGGAGGAGGCGCGCGAGCAGACCATGCTGGCGGCGGGAAGGGGGGCCAAGTTGGACCCCGGCCGCTACTGGAACCTGGCTGGGACCTTTCTGTTCACTGTCTTCGTCATGACTgctctag gtTTTGGCGCTCCTGTGCCGCAGACCATAGCAGGCCGGTGCTTTGCTCTTCTTTACGCAGTGTTCGCTATCCCTTTCCACGTTTATCTCA TGATGCAAGCTAGCACTTGCGCTGTGGCCCACGTCAACCATTACTTGGCGCTGTGCCACAAGAACATCAGAGGGCCAAAATTAACGCCTCGCGCCGATAATG ACGGTAAAACAAATATGCATGTGAAGGCGTATCGAAGACGAAAGAAGCTAAGT CGTATAGTGGCCGTGCTAACAGCAGGCCACTGCGTCCCGATAGCCAGCCTGTTGTACTACGTGACCGGAGTGCTCATTTTCGGCCTCGGCCGGTACCAGGAGACGGAAACCGTTGACGTGTTGATGTTCCCCTTGCAGTTTACCACTAATGGCGGGCTGTCTTCG GTGGAGTCCCACTTCCGCGTGATGTACGGGTTTTACGTGGAAGGAGCCATGGCGCTGCTAACATGTTCCTTAGCTGCCCTTCGGCGGTATAGCGGGAACTCGTTCAATAACATGACCGAGAAATACCGCTTGTTTACGAAAGGCTGA